One Streptomyces sp. NBC_00223 genomic window carries:
- a CDS encoding helix-turn-helix domain-containing protein has product MESTPAAGENIAVLRKARQMGQAKLAREAGISLSYLSKIEVGERPATPPVVAAIARAMHVTTARIYGQPFLGPSEQSDLLNDLRGAVRRHTLPREDQPSPAALAEELKQAATLRSDARYLELLRMLPALLGRATANALASDGDATAWGHVADVYSAAYAVVHRLGQPDLADMIVSRQFWAAEQTWNPQAEAAAAWNEAGTYQSAGQYEDGLAIVERAIARYEAAKSEGLTRIVHLGSLHLRGVVLASRNKDRNATDDHLRKARALAARLRGDVLAHHLTFGAANTALYELAAYVELGQPDKAAEMSAPLVDTPPADLKPNRVGRLYIDVARARLATKDLTGAEEALKRAFDVAPQMSEIHPMSREVLRVLFVLHQRSRPELTAMAKRAGLAA; this is encoded by the coding sequence ATGGAGAGCACACCTGCGGCCGGTGAGAACATCGCCGTACTGCGCAAGGCGCGCCAGATGGGCCAGGCCAAGCTCGCTCGTGAAGCGGGCATCTCCCTGTCCTACCTCAGCAAGATCGAGGTGGGGGAACGGCCCGCCACTCCACCGGTCGTGGCCGCGATCGCGCGGGCGATGCACGTCACCACCGCCCGTATCTACGGCCAGCCCTTCCTGGGCCCCTCCGAGCAGTCGGATCTGCTGAACGACCTGCGCGGCGCCGTACGGCGGCACACCCTCCCGCGCGAGGACCAGCCCTCGCCCGCGGCCCTCGCCGAGGAGTTGAAGCAGGCCGCCACGCTGCGCTCCGACGCGCGCTATCTGGAACTCCTCAGAATGCTGCCCGCGCTCCTGGGCCGGGCGACCGCCAACGCCCTTGCCTCGGACGGGGACGCGACGGCCTGGGGCCATGTCGCCGACGTCTACAGCGCCGCCTACGCGGTCGTCCACCGGCTGGGCCAGCCCGACTTGGCGGACATGATCGTCTCCCGGCAGTTCTGGGCCGCCGAGCAGACCTGGAACCCGCAGGCGGAGGCGGCCGCGGCCTGGAACGAGGCCGGTACGTACCAGTCGGCCGGCCAGTACGAGGACGGCCTCGCCATCGTGGAGCGGGCCATCGCGCGCTACGAGGCCGCCAAGTCCGAGGGCCTGACCCGGATCGTCCACCTCGGCTCCCTGCATCTGCGCGGCGTCGTGCTGGCCTCACGGAACAAGGACCGCAACGCCACCGACGACCACCTGCGCAAGGCGCGCGCGCTGGCCGCCCGGCTCCGGGGCGACGTACTGGCCCACCATCTGACCTTCGGGGCCGCGAACACGGCGCTCTACGAACTCGCCGCCTACGTCGAACTGGGCCAGCCGGACAAGGCCGCGGAGATGTCGGCCCCGCTGGTGGACACGCCCCCCGCCGACCTCAAGCCGAACCGCGTCGGTCGGCTGTACATCGACGTGGCACGGGCCCGGCTGGCGACGAAGGACCTGACGGGCGCGGAGGAAGCGCTCAAGCGGGCCTTCGACGTCGCTCCGCAGATGTCGGAGATCCATCCGATGAGCCGGGAAGTGCTCCGGGTCCTCTTCGTCCTCCACCAGCGCTCCAGGCCCGAGCTGACCGCGATGGCCAAACGCGCGGGCCTGGCCGCCTGA